A window of the Macadamia integrifolia cultivar HAES 741 unplaced genomic scaffold, SCU_Mint_v3 scaffold170, whole genome shotgun sequence genome harbors these coding sequences:
- the LOC122064627 gene encoding probable galacturonosyltransferase-like 3 — translation MTPHSRFHLLLLLPLLFSTRNGCAASSPTTKCSSQATFPRELPAFREAPAFRNGIQCPKVVWPSLDRRSHHIHKPSIIHIAMTLDTTYLRGSVAGILSVLQHASCPENIVFHFLVSHRRAELRRTIFTTFPYLTFHLYSFDTNLVKGKISSSIRRALDQPLNYARIYLADLLPFSVHRIIYFDSDLIVVDDVAKLWGIDLGTHVLGAPEYCHANFTNYFTENFWSNPLFSRAFHGRDPCYFNTGVMVIDVWRWRQGRFTEKLESWMTIQKRHRIYELGSLPPFLLVFAGDVKGVEHRWNQHGLGGDNLEGLCRDLHPGPVSLLHWSGKGKPWLRIDSRRPCPLDNLWVPYDLYRHSSLLSDS, via the coding sequence ATGACGCCACACTCACGATTTCATCTACTGCTTCTActcccccttctcttctccaccAGGAACGGCTGCGCCGCCTCCTCCCCCACAACCAAATGTTCGTCTCAGGCGACCTTCCCCCGAGAGCTACCAGCATTTAGAGAAGCCCCAGCCTTCAGAAACGGCATTCAATGTCCAAAGGTGGTCTGGCCATCTTTAGATAGACGATCTCATCACATTCACAAGCCATCGATCATCCACATCGCCATGACCCTCGACACCACTTACCTCAGAGGCTCCGTCGCCGGAATCCTCTCAGTCCTTCAACATGCTTCCTGCCCAGAAAACATCGTCTTCCACTTCCTCGTCTCCCACCGTAGAGCAGAGCTCCGCCGCACCATCTTCACCACATTCCCTTACCTAACCTTTCATCTCTACTCCTTTGACACCAACCTCGTTAAAGGCAAGATCTCGTCTTCGATTCGTCGAGCACTCGATCAACCCCTAAACTACGCTAGAATCTACTTAGCCGATCTCCTTCCCTTCAGTGTACATCGAAtcatctacttcgattccgatCTGATCGTCGTCGACGACGTCGCTAAGCTTTGGGGAATCGATTTGGGTACTCACGTTTTGGGGGCACCGGAATACTGCCACGCTAATTTCACCAATTACTTCACTGAAAACTTCTGGTCTAATCCGCTTTTCTCGAGAGCCTTCCATGGTCGTGATCCTTGTTACTTCAACACAGGTGTGATGGTTATCGATGTGTGGAGGTGGAGACAAGGGAGATTCACAGAGAAGCTTGAATCGTGGATGACGATACAGAAGAGGCATAGAATATATGAGCTTGGGTCATTGCCTCCATTCTTGCTTGTTTTCGCTGGAGATGTTAAGGGAGTTGAGCACAGGTGGAATCAACACGGGCTTGGAGGGGATAACTTGGAAGGGTTATGCAGGGATCTTCATCCTGGGCCGGTGAGTTTGCTGCATTGGAGTGGGAAGGGAAAGCCATGGCTGAGAATAGATTCACGGCGTCCATGTCCATTGGATAACTTATGGGTACCTTACGATCTGTATCGCCACTCCTCTCTGTTATCGGATAGCTAG